The following coding sequences lie in one Lolium perenne isolate Kyuss_39 chromosome 2, Kyuss_2.0, whole genome shotgun sequence genomic window:
- the LOC127337125 gene encoding uncharacterized protein → MAPFSSPSLLPSSGANKRPALAADASDPAEDQLPLPQDDGVAAGNNNKREQLECPRCRSRNTKFCYYNNYSTNQPRHFCRVCRRYWTHGGTLRNVPVGGACRRAGNGNGSNKRRRSDEPAPSPSPSPSSPPAYRAADAPPGFPFLTDGAFLPHFDFGLGSAAAAPAGSPWMPASSSAPGLDDGLTAPWGGAADGTLPGSGVWDDFTTGLDLTWPPPPPPPPAAGN, encoded by the exons ATGGCTCCATTTTCTTCACCCTCGCTCCTCCCCTCCTCCGGTGCCAACAAGCGCCCCGCCCTCGCCGCCGACGCCTCGGACCCCGCTGAAGATCAACTTCCGCTCCCGCAG GACGACGGCGTCGCGGCgggcaacaacaacaagagggagcAGCTGGAGTGCCCGCGCTGCAGGTCCCGCAACACCAAGTTCTGCTACTACAACAACTACAGCACCAACCAGCCGCGCCACTTCTGCCGCGTCTGCCGCCGCTACTGGACGCACGGCGGCACGCTGCGCAACGTCCCCGTCGGAGGCGCCTGCCGCCGCGCCGGCAACGGCAACGGCAGCAACAAGCGCCGCAGGTCCGACGAGCCTGCGCCCTCGCCCTCGCCATCGCCCTCTTCGCCGCCGGCGTACCGGGCGGCGGACGCGCCCCCGGGCTTCCCGTTCCTCACCGACGGCGCGTTCCTGCCGCACTTCGACTTCGGGCTCGGCAGCGCCGCTGCAGCTCCAGCGGGTTCTCCGTGGATGCCGGCTTCCTCGTCGGCCCCGGGCCTCGACGACGGGCTCACGGCGCCGTGGGGCGGTGCTGCTGACGGGACGCTCCCGGGCAGCGGCGTGTGGGACGACTTCACCACCGGCCTCGACCTCACCTGGCCGCCtcccccgccaccgccgccagcAGCCGGCAACTGA
- the LOC127337124 gene encoding uncharacterized protein translates to MPVAAALDPAADTEDEFHESLDRILSSSCSSTSASASDDDADPLHRRTRRGRPQPHHPTQPPSSSAAAYDVWISEPTSVHERRKLLLNRLGLSPSGSLQPHSPRPSSSIPLSPPRSPSPPPPANDDHPASPPAPAEQEDEPRSVAHGKPPLARTTSNAGEQQCRIRNLDDGTEFELGEALHEEVVREVGTGRQLSLEEFEQCLGRSPIVHELMRRATTAPSSSSASHSSSSAPASKPRRGWLRGIRHLAGTVAYGGARRGGTDAKDKDKEARRLSSATDVSLDGGSSGTGPRGGGAGRVRVRQYGKACKELTGMFMTQQLPAHSGSVWCINFSLDGRYLASAGEDRVIHVWEVSEGDRKGDLLVGDAAVSRESGGGGSSPFVAVAGSGSPDVGMLSLSSADKGYGEKKRRPRVQSSRKSVGSDHLVVPECVFGFREKPVCSLLGHAADVLDLSWSKSQYLLSSSMDKTVRLWDITASTCLKTFSHTDYVTCIQFNPVDDNFFISGSLDEKVRIWNVQDRKIEDWNDLHEMVTAACYSPDGQVAMVGSHKGSCHLFDTTEKKLQYKSQIDLRIRKKKSGQKKITGFQFAPGSSLEVLITSADSRIRVVNGDELVHKFKGFRNTSSQISASVAPNGKYVVCASEDSHVYVWRHDNSSHPSRSRSAVDVTNSYEHFHCQDVTVAITWPGAEARGSFGCRSSRHSDSDGAVNSVPEAPVRNDEHEANGTANRSTETPVCEAGASTSNHAVEAVSLPLPDEQLPSAKSSPGHSSSDLCIGAMDVQRRSAWGLVIVTAGRGGEIRVFQNFGFPVQV, encoded by the exons atgccggtggcggcggcgctggatccGGCGGCggacacggaggacgagttccacgAGTCGCTGGACCGgatcctctcctcctcctgctcctccacctccgcctccgcctccgacgACGACGCCGACCCGCTCCACCGCCGCACCCGCCGAGGCCGCCCGCAACCGCACCACCCCACCCAACCGCCGTCCTCCTCGGCCGCCGCGTACGACGTCTGGATCTCCGAGCCCACCTCCGTCCACGAGCGCCGCAAGCTCCTGCTCAACCGCCTCGGCCTCTCCCCCTCCGGCTCCCTGCAGCCCCACTCCccccgcccctcctcctccatcccTCTCTCCCCGCCCCGCTCCCCttccccgccgccgcccgccaacGACGACCACCCCGCTTCCCCGCCCGCGCCCGCGGAGCAGGAGGACGAGCCCAGATCCGTGGCGCACGGGAAGCCGCCGCTGGCGCGGACCACGAGCAATGCCGGGGAGCAGCAGTGCCGGATCCGGAACCTGGACGACGGCACGGAGTTCGAGCTCGGGGAGGCGCTGCACGAGGAGGTCGTCCGGGAGGTCGGCACCGGCCGCCAACTCTCCCTCGAGGAGTTCGAGCAGTGCCTCGGCCGCTCCCCGATCGTGCACGAGCTCATGCGGCGCGCCACCaccgccccctcctcctcctccgcctcccactcctcctcctccgccccggCCTCCAAGCCGCGCAGGGGCTGGCTGCGCGGCATCCGGCACCTGGCCGGCACCGTCGCGTACGGCGGTGCCCGCCGCGGCGGCACCGACGCCAAGGACAAGGACAAGGAAGCGCGGCGGCTCAGCTCCGCCACCGACGTCAGCCTCGACGGCGGCTCCTCCGGGACCGggccccgcggcggcggcgcggggagggTCAGGGTGCGGCAGTACGGCAAGGCGTGCAAGGAGCTGACGGGCATGTTCATGACGCAGCAGCTGCCCGCGCACTCCGGCTCCGTCTGGTGCATCAACTTCAGCCTCGACGGCCGGTACCTCGCGAGCGCCGGCGAGGACCGGGTGATCCACGTCTGGGAGGTGTCCGAAGGGGACAGGAAGGGGGACCTGCTCGTCGGGGACGCTGCGGTGTCAAGGGAGAGTGGCGGCGGCGGGTCCAGCCCGTTTGTCGCTGTGGCTGGAAGTGGCTCGCCGGACGTCGGGATGCTCTCGCTCAGCTCGGCGGACAAGGGTTATGGGGAGAAGAAGAGGCGGCCCAGGGTGCAGAGCAGCCGCAAGTCCGTCGGCTCGGATCATCTGGTTGTGCCTGAGTGCGTGTTTGGGTTCAGAGAGAAGCCGGTCTGCTCGCTCCTGGGGCACGCTGCTGATGTTCTTGATCTATCTTGGTCTAAATCTCAG TACTTGCTTTCATCCTCGATGGACAAAACTGTTAGGCTATGGGACATCACTGCCAGTACCTGTTTGAAGACATTCTCACACACGGACTATG TCACATGCATCCAGTTCAATCCGGTAGATGATAATTTCTTCATAAGTGGGTCACTGGATgagaaagttcgcatttggaATGTCCAGGATCGGAAGATTGAAGATTGGAACGATCTTCATGAGATGGTTACCGCTGCATGTTATTCTCCGGATGGACAG GTTGCAATGGTAGGGTCTCACAAGGGAAGCTGCCATTTATTTGATACAACAG AGAAGAAGCTCCAGTACAAAAGTCAGATAGACTTAAGAATCAGGAAAAAGAAGTCTGGTCAGAAGAAGATAACTGGCTTCCAG TTTGCTCCAGGAAGCTCTTTGGAAGTTCTTATTACTTCTGCGGATTCAAGAATCCGTGTTGTTAATGGTGATGAACTTGTTCACAAATTTAAAG GGTTCCGCAATACAAGTAGCCAAATCTCAGCCTCTGTAGCTCCAAATGGGAAGTATGTAGTCTGCGCCAGCGAGGACTCTCATGTGTATGTCTGGAGACATGACAACAGTTCCCACCCAAGCAGAAGCAGGAGTGCAGTTGACGTGACCAACTCATATGAACATTTCCACTGCCAAGACGTAACTGTGGCGATTACATGGCCCGGTGCTGAAGCCCGTGGATCGTTTGGCTGCCGTAGCAGCCGACACAGTGATTCGGATGGTGCAGTGAACTCGGTCCCCGAAGCTCCTGTACGAAACGATGAGCACGAAGCGAATGGAACTGCTAACAGATCCACGGAGACCCCAGTTTGCGAAGCTGGTGCAAGCACCAGCAATCATGCAGTTGAAGCAGTGTCCCTGCCCTTGCCTGACGAGCAGTTACCATCAGCCAAGAGCAGCCCTGGTCACAGCTCGTCTGATCTCTGCATCGGGGCTATGGATGTCCAGCGCCGGTCCGCTTGGGGTCTGGTGATCGTCACAGCAGGAAGGGGAGGAGAGATCAGAGTGTTCCAGAATTTTGGTTTCCCAGTTCAAGTGTAA